From one Lolium rigidum isolate FL_2022 chromosome 4, APGP_CSIRO_Lrig_0.1, whole genome shotgun sequence genomic stretch:
- the LOC124648042 gene encoding non-classical arabinogalactan protein 31-like: MAALLAKCLVLSLSVTLLSLLCGGGATAMGLPPPPATVNFSIAVQGMVWCKGCKYSGYNAPMDASPLEGAAVELRCSHGPRRTKLVPGVTWQGGYFLIESSQLTSFTIDECKVYATASHSPLCDLPVPEYPGAGKGLTLKFERFDKRADGLQALYSAGNFFFQPEYPNKCY, encoded by the exons ATGGCTGCTCTGCTAGCCAAGTGCCTCGTGCTGTCCCTCTCCGTCACGCTCCTCTCTCTGCtatgcggcggcggcgccaccgccatgGGCCTGCCCCCGCCTCCGGCCACGGTGAACTTCAGCATCGCGGTGCAGGGCATGGTGTGGTGCAAGGGATGCAAGTACAGCGGCTACAACGCCCCCATGGATGCCTCCCCGCTCGAAG GCGCGGCGGTGGAGCTGCGGTGCAGCCACGGTCCGCGGCGGACAAAGCTGGTGCCGGGGGTGACATGGCAGGGCGGCTACTTCCTCATCGAGTCGTCGCAGCTGACGTCCTTCACCATCGACGAGTGCAAGGTGTATGCGACGGCCTCCCATTCGCCGCTGTGCGACCTGCCCGTGCCGGAGTACCCGGGCGCCGGCAAGGGGCTGACGCTCAAGTTCGAGCGCTTCGACAAGCGCGCCGACGGCCTGCAGGCGCTCTACTCCGCCGGCAACTTCTTCTTCCAGCCCGAGTACCCTAACAAGTGCTACTGA
- the LOC124706860 gene encoding probable hexosyltransferase MUCI70, producing the protein MSGAAPLGLRNGSSGSLALAAAAGGRKAGPARGWGWRGGGGEKERLQLLHRALRLVGRRGAGLLLLLAVASAALLCSLFAVVKDDTTSSIIIASNYEVTKAIENSVYPSTARPVVMSKDQYSASDVNTNQLHLSFENLTNHPCDGFAVPPTLFDKKRTGPRPCPVCYVSVDQAFALMPPQASPSPVLQNLDYVSEDSGTANFSNQGSVFGGHVSLDQRNKSFDITSSMTVNCGFVRGKKPGQGTGFDINDDDLLEMEKCRGLVVASAIFGNYDMIQHPRNVSELSKANACFYMFVDEETMAYVKNSSSLYKDNEVGLWRLVVVRNLPYEDPRRTGKIPKLLLHRLFPNVRFSVWIDAKLQLVVDPYLLLERFLWRKNASFAISRHYSRFDVFEEAEANKAAGKYDNTSIDEQIDFYRNEGLTHYSTAKLPITSDVPEGCVIIREHVPISNLFTCLWFNEVDRFTARDQISFSTVRDKIRAKVGWMPQMFLDCERRNFVVQAYHRELLEQMIASRRNAPPVEPSRRLKPGSRKAPPSKKPLVKRKKEKKSGRRRVPKPVTWAMDAV; encoded by the exons ATGAGCGGAGCCGCGCCGCTGGGGCTGCGCAACGGGAGCAGCGGctccctggccctggccgcggccgccggcgggaggaAGGCGGGGCCCGCCAGGGGATGggggtggcgcggcggcggcggggagaagGAGCGCCTGCAGCTGCTGCACCGCGCGCTGCGCCTCGTCGGCCGGCGCGGGGCggggctgctcctgctgctcgccgtcgcctccgccgcGCTACTATGCTCACTCTTCGCCGTCGTCAAAG ATGACACCACTTCTTCAATCATCATTGCTAGCAACTACGAGGTCACGAAAGCTATCGAGAACTCTGTCTACCCCAGCACAGCAAGGCCTGTGGTGATGTCCAAGGACCAGTACTCTGCTAGTGATGTCAACACTAATCAGCTTCATCTTTCGTTTGAAAACTTGACAAATCATCCATGTGATGGTTTCGCGGTTCCTCCTACCCTGTTTGATAAGAAACGCACCGGACCTCGAC CATGCCCTGTTTGCTATGTCTCGGTCGATCAGGCATTTGCTCTGATGCCTCCACAGGCTTCGCCATCTCCTGTTCTTCAAAACTTAGATTACGTCTCAGAAGACAGTGGCACTGCAAATTTCTCAAATCAGGGATCTGTATTTGGAGGGCATGTATCTCTGGATCAGAGAAATAAATCTTTTGACATTACCAGTTCGATGACTGTCAACTGTGG ATTTGTCAGAGGAAAGAAACCTGGCCAAGGTACCGGATTCGACATCAACGATGACGATCTCCTAGAAATGGAGAAATGTCGTGGGCTCGTCGTAGCTTCTGCCATCTTTG GGAATTATGATATGATTCAACATCCAAGGAATGTCAGTGAATTGTCAAAGGCAAATGCATGCTTTTATATGTTTGTAGACGAAGAAACAATGGCTTATGTCAAGAATTCTAGTTCATTGtacaaagataatgaagttggcctCTGGAGGCTAGTGGTTGTCCGAAACCTCCCTTATGAAGATCCCAGGCGTACGGGAAAG ATTCCCAAGCTTCTGCTCCATAGGCTATTTCCAAATGTGAGATTTTCAGTTTGGATAgacgctaaacttcagcttgttgTGGATCCTTATTTACTGCTTGAGAG GTTTCTGTGGAGAAAGAATGCATCTTTTGCGATATCTCGGCACTACAGTCGttttgatgtgtttgaagaagcaGAGGCTAATAAAGCCGCTGGAAAGTATGACAATACGTCAATTGATGAACAAATAGATTTTTACAGAAATGAGGGCCTAACACATTATTCAACAGCCAAGCTTCCTATCACTAGTG ATGTCCCTGAAGGCTGTGTGATCATCAGAGAACACGTCCCCATCTCGAATCTCTTCACATGTCTTTGGTTCAATGAAGTTGACCGTTTCACTGCCAGGGATCAAATTAGTTTCAGCACCGTCCGAGACAAAATAAGGGCTAAAGTTGGCTGGATGCCTCAGATGTTCCTGGACTGTGAAAGacgcaactttgttgtgcag GCATACCACAGGGAGCTACTAGAGCAAATGATTGCGTCCCGCAGGAACGCTCCTCCTGTTGAACCATCGCGGAGACTTAAGCCAGGCAGCAGAAAAGCTCCCCCGTCGAAGAAGCCTCTTGTGAAGCGGAAAAAGGAGAAGAAATCTGGGCGAAGACGGGTGCCGAAGCCCGTGACCTGGGCGATGGATGCTGTGTGA